Sequence from the Candidatus Sulfotelmatobacter sp. genome:
TGCGCGCGCGCTTCGGCATCGCGCCCGACGTGCCGACCGCCGAGATCGCCGCGCGCGACGACGTCCACGCCTTCGTGCAGAACGAAGTCGCGGCGATGACGGCGGAGCTGGCAACCTTCGAGCAGATCCGTCGCGTCGCGCTGCTGCCGCGCGACCTGACCATCGAGGACGGCGACCTCTCGCCGGCCATGAAGGTACGCCGGCGCGTCGTCGAGCAGCGCTTCGCCGACCTGATCGCGCGCGCGTACGCGGCGCCGGCGAACGCCGCCGCCCAGGTGACCAGCGCATGACGGCGGTGGCCACCGCGGCTGCGCCGGTTGCGCCGCGCCGCCGCGAGCTCGATTTCCAGCTCTACGACGTGCTCGACCTCGAAGAGCTGCTGCGCTTTCCGTACTACGCCGAGCACGACCGCGCGACCGTCGACGGCATCCTCGACACCGCCTACGCGATCGCCGGCGAGGTCTACGCGCCGTTCGCCGCCGCGCTCGACGCCTACCCGTTCCGGCTCGTCGACGGTGAGGTCGCGATGCCCGACGCGCTCAAGGCCGCCGTGCGCGCGTACGTCGACGCCGGCTTCGTCGGCGCGACCTTTTCGGCCGAGGACGGCGGCCTGCAGCTGCCCGACACCGTCACCTCGGCGGCCGGGCTCGTCTTCTCGGCCGCCAACAACGGGGCCAACGGCTACACGTTCCTGACCATCGGCGCCGCGCATCTGTTGGCCGCGTTCGCGAACGACGAGCAGCGCGAGCGCTGGATGGCGCCGCTCGTCGAGGGGCGCTACCTGGGCACGATGGCGCTCTCCGAACCGCAAGCGGGCAGCTCGCTGGGCGACATCACCACCAAGGCCGAACCGGCCGGCGACGGCACGTACCGGCTGACCGGAACGAAGATGTGGATCTCGGCCGCCGAGCACGACTTGGCCGAGAACATCGTCAACCTGGTGCTGGCCAAGATCCCCGGCGGACCGCCGGGCGTGAAGGGCAGCTCGCTCTTCATCGTGCCGAAGTATTTGGTCGACGCGCAGGGCCGGCGCGCGCAGCGCAACGACGTCGTCGTGACCGGGCTCAACCACAAGCTCGGCCAGCGCGGTATCATCAACACGGTGCTGACCTTCGGTGAGCGCGGTGCGTGCGTCGGCTACCTGGTCGGCGAACCGCACGACGGGATGCGCCAGATGTTCCACATGATGAACGAGGCGCGCATCGCGGTCGGCGCAGGCGCCAGCGCGCTCAACGTCGCCGCGTACGAGTATGCGTTGCAATACGCCAAAGACCGTCCGCAAGGCCGGCGCTTGACCGACAAGAACCCGCTCGCGCCGCCGGTGCCGATCGTCGAGCACGCCGACGTCAAACGAATGCTGCTGCGCGCCAAAGCGATCGCCGAAGGCGGGCTGGCGCTGGTGCTGTGGTGCAGCCGGCTGATCGACGTCACCAAGGCCCACCCCGACGCGCAGGCGCGCACCGACGCCGAGCTGCTGGTCGACGTGCTGACGCCGGTCGCCAAGACCTGGCCCTCGGAGCGCGGCGTGGAGTGCACGTCGCTTGCGATCCAAGTGCTGGGCGGGTACGGCTACTCGCCGGAGTATCCGGTCGAGCGACACCTGCGCGATCAGCGCCTCAACCCGATCCACGAAGGCACGACCGGGATTCAAGGGCTCGACCTGCTGGGCCGCAAGCTGCGCCTGCACGACGGCGCGGGCCTGCGGCTGTTCCTGGCCGCGCTGGCCGGCGAAGTCGATGCGGCGGCCGGCGTCGAGCTGTTGCGCGAGGAGCGCGCCGCGCTGAGCGCGGCGAGCGCGACGCTCGAACGGGTGACGCGCGCGCTGCTCGCCGCGCAGCTGACGCTCGGCCCGGAGCGCGCGCTGGCCGAGTCGACCGACTACCTCGACGCGTTCGGCACGCTGGCCGTCGCCGGCCGCTGGCTGGCGATGGCGCGCGCGGCCGCCGCGTCGCCGCCCGGCGACTTCACCGCCGGCAAGCTCGCCACGTGCCGGTATTTCTTTCGCCACTTCGTCGCCGATGCGGTCGCGACGCTCGAACGAATCGAGCAGCTCGACGACGTGATCGTCGGCGTCGCACCGGAGATGCTGTAAGCACATGGACTTGGGGATCGCCGGCAAGCTCGCGTTGATCACCGGCGGCAGCTCGGGGATCGGACGGGCCGTCGCGCTCGGCTTGGCGGCCGAGGGCGCGCGCATCGCGGTCGCCGCGCGCCGCGGCGAGGAGCTCGACGAGGTCGTCGCCGCCGCCCGTGCGGCGGGCAGCCCGCAAGCGCACGGCTACGCGGTCGATCTCACCGACCCGGCCTCGATCGCCAAGCTGCTCGACCAGATGCGTGCCGCGCAGGGCGATCCGCAGATCGCCGTGCTCAACGGCGGCGGCCCGAAGCCGGGCGCCTTCACCGACATGCAACTGGCCGACTGGGACGCGGCCTACCAGCTGCTGCTGCGTTCGATGCTGCAGCTGGTCGAAGCGGTGCTGCCGCCGAT
This genomic interval carries:
- a CDS encoding acyl-CoA dehydrogenase; its protein translation is MTAVATAAAPVAPRRRELDFQLYDVLDLEELLRFPYYAEHDRATVDGILDTAYAIAGEVYAPFAAALDAYPFRLVDGEVAMPDALKAAVRAYVDAGFVGATFSAEDGGLQLPDTVTSAAGLVFSAANNGANGYTFLTIGAAHLLAAFANDEQRERWMAPLVEGRYLGTMALSEPQAGSSLGDITTKAEPAGDGTYRLTGTKMWISAAEHDLAENIVNLVLAKIPGGPPGVKGSSLFIVPKYLVDAQGRRAQRNDVVVTGLNHKLGQRGIINTVLTFGERGACVGYLVGEPHDGMRQMFHMMNEARIAVGAGASALNVAAYEYALQYAKDRPQGRRLTDKNPLAPPVPIVEHADVKRMLLRAKAIAEGGLALVLWCSRLIDVTKAHPDAQARTDAELLVDVLTPVAKTWPSERGVECTSLAIQVLGGYGYSPEYPVERHLRDQRLNPIHEGTTGIQGLDLLGRKLRLHDGAGLRLFLAALAGEVDAAAGVELLREERAALSAASATLERVTRALLAAQLTLGPERALAESTDYLDAFGTLAVAGRWLAMARAAAASPPGDFTAGKLATCRYFFRHFVADAVATLERIEQLDDVIVGVAPEML
- a CDS encoding SDR family oxidoreductase, producing the protein MDLGIAGKLALITGGSSGIGRAVALGLAAEGARIAVAARRGEELDEVVAAARAAGSPQAHGYAVDLTDPASIAKLLDQMRAAQGDPQIAVLNGGGPKPGAFTDMQLADWDAAYQLLLRSMLQLVEAVLPPMRAGKWGRIVNLASTSIKAPIPNLALSNTFRAGLLGALKTLSREVAADNVTVNVIATGRILTDRARSMYNDPAAMQKAAAEIPAKHFASPEEYAPLVVFLCSQAAGYVTGTTIPIDGGLLMGLS